A genomic region of Miscanthus floridulus cultivar M001 chromosome 3, ASM1932011v1, whole genome shotgun sequence contains the following coding sequences:
- the LOC136543165 gene encoding putative disease resistance RPP13-like protein 1 gives MVSLTEIFLSAILGDLTTRCIDFLARKRPNKPPVLDDVEDRLRRVLLRAQVIVDEAMGRQITNQAMLRQLDALTDTVHRGYYTLDTFRSFQQAEKEEPRPSSNGQTTIVSHRLSSHFSRVDPCLSILTSRAVHISKEMQEVLDTLSAMIVDAHELVLFLANYGHRMYRQPYSMHLLLGNCMFGRQMEAQYVIDFLLHTQPPGGVKEPVEVLPIVGPCAVGKSTLVAHVCKDERVRDHFAETVFLSDQDFAYDGLAAFREGLSAKNRTSSDHGTRRMLLVVEVAGIDLDEDVWNMLYSASKHWMPMGSKIILTSRSVKVAELGTTQALTLKPLSHEAYWYFFRTLAFGSTDPTSSHPRFINLAMETVTVLNDMIIANVIARMMRDSFGIHFWGKLAAFVRLQFQKHVFRFGGHPYDLVNQNKTLYFGRMRSEQVVCYHPYRHSSQKEVPKITLHEVINGDAELPAGRFQVLAWSSQIQPYYSYIYDCEILELKSTGNKRKRSAKNGGPPSICL, from the coding sequence ATGGTGTCGCTAACGGAGATTTTCCTGTCTGCAATCTTAGGCGACCTAACCACTAGATGCATAGATTTCCTGGCGCGCAAGCGCCCCAATAAGCCTCCTGTGCTGGACGACGTGGAGGATCGCCTCCGCAGGGTCCTGCTCCGGGCGCAGGTCATCGTCGACGAGGCCATGGGGCGGCAGATCACAAACCAGGCCATGCTCCGGCAGCTGGACGCCCTGACAGACACCGTGCACCGAGGCTACTACACCCTCGACACCTTCAGATCCTTTCAGCAGGCTGAAAAAGAGGAGCCCAGGCCCAGCAGCAATGGTCAGACGACGATCGTGAGTCACCGGCTTTCTTCCCATTTCTCCAGAGTCGATCCATGTCTCTCCATTTTGACAAGCAGAGCTGTACACATCTCAAAAGAAATGCAGGAGGTGCTTGACACTTTGAGCGCCATGATTGTTGATGCACATGAACTAGTCCTGTTCTTGGCGAACTACGGTCACCGCATGTACCGCCAGCCTTACAGCATGCATCTCCTGCTGGGAAACTGCATGTTTGGTCGCCAGATGGAAGCACAATATGTCATCGACTTCCTTCTGCACACACAGCCTCCTGGTGGTGTCAAAGAACCGGTGGAGGTCCTGCCAATTGTCGGTCCCTGCGCAGTAGGAAAGAGCACACTAGTCGCTCATGTTTGTAAGGATGAAAGAGTCCGTGACCATTTCGCAGAAACCGTGTTCTTGAGCGACCAGGACTTTGCGTATGATGGGCTAGCAGCTTTCAGAGAAGGATTATCTGCAAAAAATCGCACGTCATCAGATCATGGGACAAGGAGAATGCTTCTTGTCGTGGAGGTAGCAGGCATAGACCTCGACGAAGATGTATGGAACATGCTGTATTCTGCATCTAAACATTGGATGCCCATGGGTAGCAAGATCATACTCACGAGTCGGTCCGTCAAGGTCGCAGAGCTTGGAACAACACAGGCTCTAACTCTGAAGCCTCTATCACATGAGGCGTACTGGTATTTCTTCAGGACGCTTGCATTCGGAAGCACAGATCCCACGTCGTCACACCCAAGGTTCATCAATCTGGCCATGGAGACTGTCACGGTGCTGAACGACATGATCATTGCAAATGTCATTGCCCGTATGATGAGGGACAGCTTTGGCATCCATTTCTGGGGCAAGTTGGCAGCATTCGTGAGATTGCAGTTTCAGAAACATGTGTTCAGGTTCGGTGGGCATCCATACGACCTTGTAAACCAGAACAAAACCTTGTATTTCGGGAGGATGAGGTCTGAACAGGTGGTTTGCTACCATCCGTACCGGCACTCTTCACAGAAGGAGGTTCCCAAGATCACCTTGCACGAAGTGATTAATGGAGATGCAGAGCTTCCTGCTGGGAGATTCCAAGTCCTGGCATGGAGTTCTCAGATACAACCTTACTACAGCTATATCTATGATTGTGAGATTCTGGAGCTGAAATCTACAGGCAACAAGAGGAAGCGCTCCGCGAAAAACGGAGGCCCACCTTCGATATGTTTGTGA